Part of the Eubacterium sp. 1001713B170207_170306_E7 genome, TACCCTGAACGTGGTGCTGACCAATATTCTCAAGCTGCTGCACCCGGTTATCCCATTCATCACCGAAGAAATCTACGGCTACCTGCCCGGTGCGGGCGAAGCCATCATTGTTTCCGAATGGCCGGAATACGATGACGCGCTGCATTTTTCGCAGGATGAGGACGACGTCCGATTCCTGATGGCCTGTATCAAGAGCATCCGCAATATCCGTTCCGAGATGGATGTGCCAAACGCCAAGAAAACGCAGCTCTTTGTCATCACCGGCAATGCCGGACACAATGAGCTGATGCTCAAGTCCGCCGTTTATTTTGAAAAGCTGGCCTCTGTCTCCGGTATCTCTGCCATTGTCAAGGAGGAGGTACAGGAAAACTATGTGAGCGCTGTCGTCGAAGACGCAGAGCTGTTCCTGTCCATGGACGAGCTGGTGGACAAGGAAAAGGAAATCGAGCGTCTGAGCGGCGAGAAGGCCAAGCTTGAGAAAGAGCTGGACCGTGTGGACAAAAAGCTGTCCAACAAGGGTTTTACCGATAAGGCCCCTGAGAAGGTCGTGGAGGGCGAGCGTGAAAAGCAGCGCAAATACCAGGAAATGCTGGATAAGGTGCTGGAACGTTTAGCCTATTACAACAAGTAAGAAAATAAAACAGAACAGGGCGGAAGGAGACTTCCGCTTTTTCTTTAGAGGAAAGTTGTATTTATTGCCGACTAAATGAAAGGAGTTCCCATGAACGAGGAAGGAAAGAAACGGATTTTGATTGCAGACGATAATCAGGACATTTGCGAGCTGGTGGAGATTCTGCTGACAGCGGAGGGCTTTGAGGTCGTCCAGGCCAAAAACGGGCAGGAGGCAGTGGACAGAACGGACAGCTCCGTTGACCTGATCATACTGGACGTTATGATGCCACAGAAATCGGGCTACAAGGCCTGCTCTGAGATCCGGGAAAAGACACGGGTGCCCATTTTGTTTTTAACCGCCAAGGACCAGGATTCCGACAAGGTAATGGGCTTCTCAGTCGGCGGCGACGACTACCTGTCAAAGCCCTTTTCCTACACCGAGCTGGTGTCCCGGGTCAAGTCCCTGCTGCGCCGGTACTACGTCTATCAGGGCAGCGCGCCGGAGCAGAAAAGCAACAGGCTGGTGATCCGGGACCTGGCGCTGGATAAGGACGCGCAGAATGTTGAGATCGCCGGAGAAATTGTCACGCTGACCGATATTGAGTACCGGATACTGGAGCTGATGATGGACAACCGGAAAAAGGTGTTCTCAGCCCAGAATATTTATGAGAGCATCTGGAACGAGCCTTACTTCTATTCGGCCAACAACACAGTCATGGTGCATATCCGGAACTTGCGCAAAAAGCTCGGGGACAACTCCCAGGAGCCGCAGTATATCAAGACCGCCTGGGGAAAGGGCTACTATGTTGACTAGGCAGGAGGAGAGCATTTTCCGCTCCAGGCTTGGGCTGACCGTCATGAAATATTTTGGCATCGCCTTTGTCATCGCTCTGGCCTCGGGCGTTGCCACCACACTGCTGCTGTCCTGCTTCATCCGGGAGAATGGCATCTCCGGCGAAACCGTAGAGCTTTTTGCCTACATGGTCACCATTGCAGTGCTCTTTATTGTGTTTTTGAAGCTGTTCCATAAAAAAATCCGCTATATCCATACTCTGGAGCACGGCATTGAGATCATCGAGGGCGGCGGGCTGGAGTACCCCATTCCGGTGGAGGGCAATGATGAGCTGACCTCTCTGGCCATCCAGCTCAACGCCATGCGCCGGACCCTGCAGAAGCAGATCGACGAGCGGGAAACAGCTATCCGGGAGAACCACGAGATGGTCACCGCCATATCCCACGATATCCGGACGCCGCTGACCTCAGTGATCTGTTATCTGGACCTGATCCGGGACGGCAAGGTCAAAAGCGCTGAGGAGGAGGCCGTATATATCAATAACGCCCTGGAAAAGGCCTATCAGATTAAAAACCTTTCCACCGCCCTTTTCACCCACTCGGTGGCAGAAAATGAGGAGGTCATGTTCCATTACGAGCTGATCGACGGCAACGAGCTGCTGGCACAGGTTTTATCCGAAAGTGTCTTTCTGCTGGAGGAAAAGGGCCTGAAGGTCGAGGTGAAGGACAGCATCGAGCAGGGCTTTGCCATCAATGTGGATATTCAGCAGTTCCGGCGCGTTTTTGACAACCTCTGCTCCAACGCCCTGAAATACGCCGACCCCAGGTGGCCCATCTGCTTTGACGTGATGCTGGAGCCGGATACCCTGCGCATTATCCAGACCAACCAGGTGCGCAAAAGCAGCGGCGTCGAGAGCTTCGGCATTGGGCTGAAAACCTGTGAAAAGATCGCGGAACGCCATGAGGGGTCCTTTAAGAGCTGGATTGAGAAGGGTGAGTTTGTGGCGATCTGGACGCTGCCGCTGTATTAGCCGAAACGCTGTGTCCCTACAGCTTAAGCTTGTTTTTTTGCTTTGCACCGCAAAAAGAACACATGATGGACGATTACATGATGAATATTAATAAAATCTTTAGATTTCATCCCGAATTTCTTCATGTTTTTATGTTAAAATGATTCACAACAAAACAATTAATGGAGGCACCATGAATAAGAAAAAAAGTATCATTATTACGCTTGTCATACTGGCAGTCGTTGTCTTGGCGCTGGGCGTCTGGGCCTGTTCGCGCACCAGCCAGCCGCAGGCAGCCGCTGTCAAAACCACAGCCCTTGAGAAGACCAATCTTCAGCGAACGGTTTCGAGCAACGGGACAGTGGAGAGCACCTACGTTGAGCAGGTCAGCAATATGACCGGTATTCCGGTTTGGGATATCGACGTATCTGTCGGTGAATGGGTTGAAAAGGGCGACCGTCTCTGCCGCCTGTACGAAGAAAAAAGTGATACCTGGGAGCGGGTGGAAGCCACGACCTCCGGCACGATCACAGCCATCAACGCCCAGAACGGCGCGCCGGCCAATGGTGTGCTCTTTACCATCGAAGATACCAACAGCCTGCGTGTGATCACCAACATCAAGGAAGCAGACGTGGGCACCGTACAGCCGGGAATGAAGGTAACCATCAAAACCGATGCCACTGGCGACAAGGAATACACCGGTACGGTACAGAGCATTGCGCCCACAGCGGTTAAGCAGTCCAGCGCCTCGGGTACCAGCGCGGCGGCCGCTTCTTCGGGCAGCCAGAATCCGGAATTTGAAACCCGGGTCAGCATTGACTCTGATATCAGCGGCCTGCTGATCGGGATGAAGGCCCGCCTTAACATCATCGTTGAAGAACGGAACGGTGTTTACAGCGTTCCCTTTGACGTGCTGACCACCAACGCCAACAATGAGAGCTGTGTGCTGGTGGCCGCAGACCCCAAGGACGGCGTCTACACGGTGAAGGAGGTGCCGGTCACCACGGGTACCGAAACCGACTTTGCCATTGAAATTTCAGGCGATCAGCTGACAGATGGCATGCAGATCATCACCGACATCGACAAGGTTAAGGCC contains:
- a CDS encoding HAMP domain-containing sensor histidine kinase; translated protein: MLTRQEESIFRSRLGLTVMKYFGIAFVIALASGVATTLLLSCFIRENGISGETVELFAYMVTIAVLFIVFLKLFHKKIRYIHTLEHGIEIIEGGGLEYPIPVEGNDELTSLAIQLNAMRRTLQKQIDERETAIRENHEMVTAISHDIRTPLTSVICYLDLIRDGKVKSAEEEAVYINNALEKAYQIKNLSTALFTHSVAENEEVMFHYELIDGNELLAQVLSESVFLLEEKGLKVEVKDSIEQGFAINVDIQQFRRVFDNLCSNALKYADPRWPICFDVMLEPDTLRIIQTNQVRKSSGVESFGIGLKTCEKIAERHEGSFKSWIEKGEFVAIWTLPLY
- a CDS encoding HlyD family efflux transporter periplasmic adaptor subunit yields the protein MNKKKSIIITLVILAVVVLALGVWACSRTSQPQAAAVKTTALEKTNLQRTVSSNGTVESTYVEQVSNMTGIPVWDIDVSVGEWVEKGDRLCRLYEEKSDTWERVEATTSGTITAINAQNGAPANGVLFTIEDTNSLRVITNIKEADVGTVQPGMKVTIKTDATGDKEYTGTVQSIAPTAVKQSSASGTSAAAASSGSQNPEFETRVSIDSDISGLLIGMKARLNIIVEERNGVYSVPFDVLTTNANNESCVLVAADPKDGVYTVKEVPVTTGTETDFAIEISGDQLTDGMQIITDIDKVKAGDSVTLQQSGGDGTVQTDTAGGDTNAQ
- a CDS encoding response regulator transcription factor, producing the protein MNEEGKKRILIADDNQDICELVEILLTAEGFEVVQAKNGQEAVDRTDSSVDLIILDVMMPQKSGYKACSEIREKTRVPILFLTAKDQDSDKVMGFSVGGDDYLSKPFSYTELVSRVKSLLRRYYVYQGSAPEQKSNRLVIRDLALDKDAQNVEIAGEIVTLTDIEYRILELMMDNRKKVFSAQNIYESIWNEPYFYSANNTVMVHIRNLRKKLGDNSQEPQYIKTAWGKGYYVD